In Oscillatoria acuminata PCC 6304, a single window of DNA contains:
- a CDS encoding PAS domain S-box protein: protein MDVEDNLAVGGEMGRLMGRIDWTATPLGAMESWPGSLRNAVNLSLTSPVAIAILWGPDWVQFYNDAYHQLLENTPQLQLLGQSVRDCWTTHFPSIARAVASVFATGQAEQLENQCFECDRCHCAEEVTITLSFSPIFDEQGEVAGIFNIITRIPQTPIPLHQEPEILELMASSLPIPETSQQDTEFFTLALKTAKLGYWQVDLAKGTLTCSDQCKANFGLPPEAEFSHETLFAALHPDDREPVQAAIQRTLNERVDYQVEERCFWPDGSLHCLIVRGGLVYDSQGTPIRMVGFTLDITDRKQFEESLQSAHHRISNVLKSIPDGFIALDDNRRFTYVNSEAGRLLQRSPDELLGKAVSEELTTQGGNLDWLNAPALQRSQAQRIPVIEEYCVSEWNQWIEISAFPLNEGIGVYIRDISDRQRTQQRQSAQYAIAQVLAEASTWVDAVPGILQALCESLGWQVGTIWTLHPQDNRLHSFQTWHLPGLEIQEFLDLTAQISFAPGVGLPGRIWENRQPAWISDLEKDGNFLRAAAAIKAGLRTACGFPILLGDKLLGEIECFSDRLQAPDPDLLDLMAAIGSQVGQFIERKRTEDALRESQELFSHFMSHSPFAAFIKDAAGQIIYVNGALERWLQRPNADILGKTDFELFPIEVARNLHINDRQVLEQDAPIQFLETIEQEDRETCYYMSYKFPFRDRTGQQFLAGVCLDINDRLRAEAALQENERRLSMALSAANAGIWEWNLTTDRWFWSDENYCLLGYEPGECATTYQNWLAAIHPDDRQTVEASVQKTLNSPSNFNLEYRVLLPNGSVRWLSNIGETLLDENGQIKGMSGIQIDITDRKGTEEALRTSAQRLSLALEAAKMGDCSWEMASDRVTFSQKAADIFGIVPEPDLTWAAIQEMLPEEELHRVQQAMERTIRDRLDYDIEYRIQRPDGSQRWVAVKGLAQYDANGQVLGILGVMQDISDRKQQEVEKQELLDRVRMKRKLLNAILEQLPAGVIVAEAPSGNILLFNEQIKQIAQIPDSLQVNNLTQPNLYQGFYPDGRAYQLQDWPLYRSVYNGEVVKNEEIHFEREDGTRGIILVNSAPVYDENGTIRAGVVTFSDITDRYLAQEAIRQTEGVYRAIGESLDYGIWICDRQGHHLYASDSFLRLVGMTLEEWKGLGWVQVLSPEAAQQTLADWTAGATTGELWDREQLVRGVDGNWYPILVRGVPVRNQSGEIICWAGINLDISRLKQVEGELRESEYRFRLLADKVPIQIWMQDEQACCHFVNERYREFTGLCQSDITQDWTESLHPEDWAGYIREYSLAIAHRREHRAIVRMRRHDGVYRWMEVLGLPRFEGTRFVGYVGCNTDITERKQAEEEREQLLARERAAREESEAANRIKDEFLAVLSHELRSPLNPILGWSRLLRTRQFDTASRDRALETIERNARLLSKLIEDLLDVSRILQGKIALHVGSVELVSTLESALETVQLAASSKEIQIATHFESNIGLVSGDRDRIQQIMWNLLSNAVKFTPPGGQVDVYLQRKGSCAQIKVTDTGKGIDREFLPYVFDLFRQQDGKTTRQFGGLGLGLAIVRYLTELHGGTVAVTSLGEGQGATFTICLPLTQDRGTSGVSIECESVLDPVASPLTGVQILLVDDEPDMRELATTILAEAGAQVKVAASAVEAVNCLDCHSFDVLVSDLGMPDIDGYMLIRQVRNRPSKQGGAIPAIALTAYAGESNQQKALQAGFQLHLSKPVEPEVLVKAIQQLIPD from the coding sequence ATGGACGTGGAGGATAATTTGGCAGTCGGTGGCGAGATGGGTCGGCTGATGGGAAGGATAGACTGGACGGCAACCCCCCTCGGTGCGATGGAAAGTTGGCCGGGGAGTTTGCGGAATGCGGTCAATTTGAGCTTGACTTCTCCGGTGGCGATCGCCATTTTGTGGGGACCAGATTGGGTCCAATTTTATAATGATGCTTATCATCAGCTACTAGAAAACACTCCGCAGTTGCAATTATTGGGTCAATCTGTGCGAGACTGTTGGACCACCCATTTTCCGTCAATAGCAAGAGCAGTCGCCTCGGTATTTGCCACGGGACAAGCTGAACAGTTAGAAAATCAATGCTTTGAGTGCGATCGCTGCCATTGTGCCGAAGAAGTAACGATCACCCTCTCCTTTAGTCCAATTTTCGATGAACAAGGGGAAGTCGCGGGGATTTTTAATATCATCACCCGCATTCCCCAGACTCCAATACCTCTCCACCAGGAGCCAGAGATCTTAGAGTTGATGGCGTCATCCTTGCCTATTCCAGAAACATCTCAACAGGATACAGAATTCTTTACCCTCGCCCTGAAGACGGCCAAATTAGGGTACTGGCAAGTGGATTTAGCCAAGGGGACTCTTACTTGTTCTGACCAGTGTAAAGCCAACTTTGGCTTACCTCCGGAGGCAGAGTTTTCCCATGAGACCCTGTTTGCTGCATTGCACCCAGATGATCGGGAACCCGTGCAAGCAGCGATTCAACGCACCCTCAACGAACGGGTAGATTATCAAGTAGAAGAACGCTGTTTTTGGCCCGATGGCAGCCTCCATTGCTTAATTGTTCGGGGGGGATTAGTCTACGATTCTCAGGGAACTCCCATCCGCATGGTGGGGTTCACCTTAGATATTACCGATCGCAAACAATTTGAGGAATCCCTGCAATCGGCACACCACCGGATCTCGAATGTTTTAAAAAGCATACCCGATGGATTTATCGCCTTGGATGACAATAGGCGGTTTACTTATGTCAATTCCGAAGCAGGAAGGCTGTTGCAGCGATCGCCCGATGAGTTATTAGGCAAAGCTGTCTCGGAGGAACTGACTACCCAGGGGGGTAACCTGGATTGGCTGAATGCTCCAGCGCTACAGCGATCGCAGGCGCAGAGAATTCCAGTGATCGAGGAATATTGTGTATCTGAATGGAATCAGTGGATAGAAATCTCGGCGTTTCCCTTGAATGAGGGAATCGGAGTTTATATTCGAGATATCAGCGATCGCCAGCGGACCCAACAGCGCCAATCGGCTCAATATGCGATCGCTCAGGTGTTAGCCGAAGCCAGCACCTGGGTGGACGCCGTTCCAGGAATTTTACAAGCCTTGTGTGAAAGTTTAGGATGGCAAGTCGGGACGATTTGGACGCTCCATCCCCAGGATAATCGTCTGCACTCCTTCCAAACTTGGCATCTTCCCGGTTTAGAAATCCAGGAGTTTTTGGACCTCACCGCCCAAATTAGCTTTGCGCCTGGGGTTGGCTTGCCGGGACGAATTTGGGAGAACCGGCAACCGGCTTGGATATCTGACTTAGAGAAAGATGGGAACTTCCTCAGAGCCGCAGCAGCCATCAAAGCAGGACTGCGGACTGCCTGTGGATTTCCGATTCTGTTGGGAGATAAACTCTTAGGCGAAATCGAATGCTTTAGCGATCGCCTCCAAGCACCGGACCCAGACTTACTAGACTTGATGGCAGCCATTGGCTCTCAAGTGGGTCAATTTATCGAACGCAAACGCACGGAAGATGCCTTGCGCGAGAGTCAAGAATTATTTTCTCACTTCATGAGTCATAGCCCCTTTGCTGCCTTTATCAAGGATGCTGCCGGACAGATAATTTATGTCAATGGGGCATTAGAGCGATGGTTGCAGCGTCCGAATGCGGACATTCTCGGCAAAACTGATTTTGAATTATTTCCAATTGAGGTGGCGAGGAATTTACACATCAACGATCGCCAGGTGCTAGAGCAAGATGCACCCATTCAATTTTTAGAAACCATTGAACAAGAAGACCGGGAAACCTGTTATTATATGTCCTACAAATTTCCCTTCCGGGATAGAACAGGACAACAGTTTCTCGCGGGGGTATGCCTCGATATTAACGATCGCCTTCGGGCAGAAGCCGCATTGCAGGAAAATGAACGGCGGTTATCTATGGCACTCAGTGCGGCCAATGCGGGAATCTGGGAATGGAATCTCACGACCGATCGCTGGTTCTGGTCCGATGAAAATTATTGCTTATTAGGATATGAACCGGGGGAATGTGCAACCACTTATCAAAACTGGTTGGCAGCGATTCATCCGGACGATCGCCAAACCGTTGAGGCATCGGTACAAAAGACCCTGAATAGTCCGAGTAACTTCAACTTAGAATATCGAGTCTTGCTACCCAACGGGTCTGTGCGCTGGTTAAGCAATATTGGAGAGACCCTCTTAGATGAGAACGGTCAAATTAAGGGAATGAGCGGTATCCAAATCGATATTACCGATCGCAAGGGAACCGAAGAAGCCTTAAGAACCAGTGCTCAACGATTGAGCCTTGCTTTAGAAGCGGCGAAAATGGGAGATTGCAGTTGGGAGATGGCCAGCGATCGGGTGACCTTTTCCCAAAAAGCAGCAGACATCTTTGGGATTGTCCCTGAACCCGATCTCACTTGGGCCGCAATCCAGGAAATGCTGCCCGAGGAGGAACTCCATAGGGTACAGCAGGCGATGGAACGAACCATTCGCGATCGCCTGGACTATGACATTGAATATCGCATCCAACGTCCCGACGGCAGTCAACGATGGGTGGCGGTGAAAGGACTCGCTCAATATGATGCCAACGGACAAGTTCTGGGAATCTTAGGGGTGATGCAGGACATTAGCGATCGCAAGCAACAGGAGGTAGAAAAGCAAGAACTGCTTGATCGCGTCCGGATGAAGCGAAAACTGCTGAACGCCATTTTGGAACAGTTACCCGCAGGGGTGATTGTCGCGGAAGCTCCCTCGGGAAACATTCTCTTGTTTAATGAGCAAATTAAACAAATTGCCCAGATTCCCGACTCACTACAGGTGAATAACCTGACTCAACCGAACCTCTATCAGGGATTTTATCCCGATGGACGGGCTTATCAACTCCAAGACTGGCCTTTATATCGTTCAGTGTATAACGGTGAAGTGGTCAAAAATGAAGAAATACACTTTGAGCGGGAAGATGGCACTCGGGGGATTATTCTCGTCAATTCGGCCCCGGTCTATGATGAAAATGGTACTATCCGAGCAGGGGTTGTAACCTTTTCGGATATTACCGATCGCTATTTGGCCCAGGAAGCCATTCGCCAAACCGAAGGCGTGTATCGGGCGATCGGGGAAAGTCTGGATTATGGGATCTGGATTTGCGATCGCCAGGGACATCACCTCTATGCCAGCGATTCATTTTTGCGTCTAGTTGGCATGACCCTAGAAGAATGGAAGGGTTTGGGTTGGGTACAAGTATTGTCACCGGAGGCAGCCCAACAGACTCTCGCCGACTGGACTGCGGGAGCAACCACTGGGGAGTTGTGGGACCGGGAACAACTGGTGCGCGGAGTCGATGGCAACTGGTATCCGATTCTAGTCCGGGGCGTACCTGTGCGAAATCAATCCGGAGAAATTATCTGTTGGGCGGGGATTAATTTAGATATTAGCCGTCTTAAACAGGTTGAAGGGGAATTGCGGGAATCTGAGTATCGTTTCCGGCTGTTGGCAGATAAGGTTCCGATCCAGATTTGGATGCAAGATGAACAAGCCTGCTGTCACTTTGTGAATGAGCGATACCGGGAGTTTACAGGGTTGTGTCAATCAGATATCACCCAGGATTGGACCGAGAGCCTGCATCCGGAGGATTGGGCGGGTTATATCAGAGAGTACAGCTTGGCGATCGCCCATCGCCGGGAGCATCGAGCCATTGTGAGGATGCGTCGCCATGATGGGGTTTATCGCTGGATGGAAGTGCTGGGGTTGCCCCGGTTTGAAGGTACTCGCTTCGTGGGGTATGTCGGGTGTAATACCGATATCACCGAACGCAAACAGGCCGAAGAAGAACGGGAACAACTGCTGGCCCGAGAACGGGCGGCTAGAGAGGAATCGGAAGCCGCCAACCGGATTAAAGATGAGTTTTTGGCTGTCCTTTCTCACGAGTTGCGATCGCCCCTTAATCCGATTTTGGGCTGGTCAAGATTGTTAAGAACTCGCCAATTTGACACCGCATCTCGCGATCGGGCTTTGGAAACCATTGAGCGCAATGCCCGCTTGCTCTCAAAACTGATTGAGGATTTATTAGATGTATCCCGCATCCTCCAGGGTAAAATTGCCCTCCATGTCGGTTCCGTTGAGTTAGTTTCAACCCTAGAGTCAGCATTGGAAACCGTTCAATTAGCCGCCAGTTCCAAAGAGATTCAGATTGCCACCCATTTTGAATCGAATATTGGTCTAGTGTCTGGCGATCGCGATCGGATTCAGCAGATTATGTGGAACTTGTTGTCCAATGCCGTTAAATTTACACCCCCTGGGGGACAGGTGGATGTTTACCTCCAGCGGAAAGGCAGTTGTGCTCAAATTAAGGTAACAGATACGGGAAAAGGGATTGATCGCGAGTTTTTACCTTATGTCTTTGACTTGTTCCGCCAGCAGGACGGGAAAACTACGAGACAATTTGGGGGTCTCGGATTGGGACTGGCGATCGTCCGCTATCTCACCGAATTGCATGGAGGAACTGTTGCCGTAACCAGTCTCGGAGAAGGACAAGGGGCGACCTTTACCATTTGTTTGCCCCTCACCCAGGACCGGGGAACCTCTGGGGTTAGTATTGAATGTGAATCGGTTTTGGACCCAGTAGCCTCACCTTTGACGGGAGTTCAAATTCTGTTGGTAGATGATGAGCCGGATATGAGAGAATTAGCCACAACGATTTTAGCCGAAGCTGGTGCACAGGTAAAAGTTGCAGCCTCGGCAGTTGAGGCCGTTAACTGTCTCGACTGCCATAGCTTTGATGTACTCGTCAGCGATCTGGGAATGCCTGATATTGATGGGTATATGCTCATCCGTCAGGTGAGAAACCGCCCCTCGAAACAGGGTGGCGCAATTCCGGCGATCGCCTTGACTGCTTACGCCGGAGAGTCCAATCAGCAAAAAGCACTCCAAGCCGGATTTCAACTGCACCTGTCCAAGCCAGTAGAACCTGAAGTCCTAGTCAAGGCGATCCAGCAGTTAATCCCTGACTGA
- a CDS encoding helix-turn-helix domain-containing protein, with protein sequence MGSSSRITAGVKKTLSLKQPQVGYLIRELRQLAGLTQEQFALRLGVAYATINRWENARVQPSSLALQQIRAVIDELGESPSPQLREGSRNLLLSYLEIQD encoded by the coding sequence ATGGGGTCTTCTTCAAGAATTACCGCAGGGGTTAAAAAAACGTTGTCCCTCAAGCAACCCCAAGTTGGATATCTGATTCGGGAACTGCGACAGCTTGCTGGATTAACCCAGGAACAGTTTGCCTTGAGGTTGGGGGTAGCTTATGCAACGATTAATCGCTGGGAAAATGCTCGTGTCCAACCGTCTTCTTTAGCCTTGCAGCAGATTCGAGCAGTGATTGACGAACTGGGGGAGTCCCCATCGCCACAGCTACGAGAAGGGAGTCGAAACCTTCTGTTGAGCTATTTGGAAATACAGGATTAG
- the ggt gene encoding gamma-glutamyltransferase gives MRRVPPLLKTGLVRLMGGVAIAIPLSIVVEMAIFRSVHRPFPPLSQGLRVVKAHLSSNSNLADIPITEGVAAKNGMVVTASGKSSQVGLEILKAGGNAVDAAVAVGYALAVTHPCCGNLGGGGFMLIRQANGEEMFLDFRETAPLASTPEMYLDETGEVVEGLSRRGYLAVAVPGTVKGLDRALTRYGTLDRAQVMAGAIALAQDGFILQPGDIEILNRSGEEFQKQPEVAAIFLKDGRTPYQVGDRLIQTDLANSLQRIADQGPDAFYTGPIAEKIVNASEQNGGILTLEDFSTYRVTESAPVECYYRGDRVISAPLPGGGTTLCQMLNVLDGYSVAELNRSATHRLHLMLSAMLYAFADRNTYLGDPAFVDHPSDRLLSPDYAAQLRAQIPQNQAIPPEPLFHQTPESTGTDTTHYSIVDRFGNAVSVTYTINSLFGAMEIAPGTGFFLNNEMDDFTAKPGVPNQFGLVQGTVNRIEPGKRPLSSMSPTIVTRNGELFLVTGSPGGSTIPTTVLQVITHISDRNMTVAQAVSHPRFHYQGLPNVVRTEPLALSPDTVKQLVEMGYHIDSFSTWGAASSIAVEGDTLWGANDPRRPAGAALGY, from the coding sequence ATGCGTCGGGTTCCCCCACTCCTGAAAACTGGACTGGTGCGCTTGATGGGTGGAGTGGCGATCGCCATTCCCCTATCGATTGTCGTTGAGATGGCGATTTTCAGAAGCGTGCATCGTCCATTTCCACCCCTCTCTCAAGGGTTAAGGGTTGTTAAGGCTCACCTTTCTAGCAATAGTAACCTCGCGGATATTCCCATCACCGAAGGGGTTGCAGCAAAAAATGGCATGGTTGTTACTGCCTCTGGAAAATCCTCTCAAGTTGGGTTAGAAATCCTGAAAGCGGGGGGAAATGCTGTGGATGCTGCGGTAGCGGTGGGGTATGCTTTAGCCGTCACCCATCCTTGTTGTGGCAACTTGGGTGGGGGTGGATTTATGCTAATCCGTCAGGCGAATGGGGAGGAAATGTTCCTGGATTTTCGAGAAACCGCACCCCTAGCTTCAACCCCTGAGATGTATCTGGATGAAACCGGGGAGGTGGTGGAGGGATTGAGTCGTCGGGGATATTTGGCGGTTGCAGTTCCCGGGACTGTGAAGGGACTCGATCGCGCCTTAACTCGCTATGGTACACTCGATCGCGCTCAGGTGATGGCTGGTGCGATCGCCTTAGCCCAAGATGGATTTATTTTACAACCCGGTGACATTGAGATTCTCAATCGCAGTGGGGAAGAATTCCAAAAACAGCCAGAAGTTGCGGCTATTTTCTTAAAAGATGGTAGAACTCCCTACCAAGTTGGCGATCGCCTCATTCAAACTGATTTAGCCAACAGCTTACAACGGATTGCGGACCAAGGACCGGATGCCTTTTATACGGGACCCATTGCCGAGAAAATTGTTAACGCCAGTGAACAAAATGGGGGAATTCTCACCTTAGAAGATTTTAGCACTTATCGCGTGACCGAATCTGCCCCCGTGGAATGTTATTATCGAGGCGATCGGGTGATTTCTGCACCCCTACCAGGCGGGGGGACGACCCTCTGTCAAATGCTGAATGTGCTAGATGGATATTCCGTCGCCGAACTCAACCGCAGTGCAACCCACCGCCTGCATTTGATGCTATCGGCGATGTTGTATGCCTTTGCCGATCGCAACACCTATTTAGGGGACCCAGCTTTTGTGGATCATCCCAGCGATCGGCTACTCTCTCCCGACTATGCCGCCCAACTTCGCGCTCAAATCCCCCAAAATCAAGCCATTCCCCCGGAACCGCTTTTCCATCAAACGCCTGAATCCACCGGAACCGACACCACTCACTACTCCATCGTCGATCGCTTCGGCAATGCCGTCTCGGTTACTTATACCATTAATTCCTTATTTGGGGCAATGGAAATTGCGCCGGGAACGGGATTTTTCCTGAATAACGAAATGGACGATTTCACCGCCAAACCCGGAGTTCCCAATCAATTTGGGTTAGTCCAGGGAACCGTCAATCGCATCGAACCGGGGAAACGTCCTCTCTCCTCCATGAGTCCAACTATTGTCACCCGCAACGGTGAATTGTTCCTCGTTACCGGCAGTCCCGGGGGTTCCACCATTCCCACCACCGTCTTACAAGTCATTACCCATATCAGCGATCGCAACATGACTGTAGCACAAGCCGTCAGCCACCCTCGCTTTCATTACCAAGGATTACCTAACGTCGTGAGAACAGAACCTTTGGCTCTCTCTCCCGACACCGTAAAACAGCTTGTAGAAATGGGATATCACATTGATTCTTTCTCAACTTGGGGTGCAGCTTCATCCATTGCTGTAGAAGGAGACACCCTCTGGGGAGCAAACGATCCCCGTCGTCCCGCCGGTGCCGCATTGGGGTATTAA
- a CDS encoding DUF1636 domain-containing protein yields MQESMTQATLFVCSLCRFSRKEPTQNGLSGGEYLIEQLQSELQAKNLESTIQLQPVRCMAACSDACNVTLTATEKITFVLSGLSPTESAPALATFCQQYTAASEGKVPYKERPDIIRESTAFVLPPFPVPSSLSPAI; encoded by the coding sequence ATGCAAGAGTCCATGACCCAAGCTACCCTCTTTGTCTGTTCCCTCTGCCGATTTTCTCGTAAAGAACCCACTCAGAACGGTTTATCGGGGGGCGAGTATTTAATTGAGCAATTGCAAAGCGAATTACAAGCCAAAAACCTGGAATCAACCATCCAACTTCAGCCCGTGCGCTGTATGGCAGCTTGCAGCGATGCTTGCAATGTCACCCTCACAGCTACAGAGAAAATTACCTTTGTTCTCAGTGGACTGTCTCCCACAGAATCCGCACCAGCTTTGGCTACCTTTTGTCAACAATATACAGCAGCTTCTGAGGGTAAAGTTCCCTACAAAGAACGTCCGGACATCATTCGGGAATCCACAGCCTTTGTTCTGCCTCCTTTCCCTGTTCCATCCAGTCTATCCCCGGCCATTTAA
- a CDS encoding methyltransferase domain-containing protein has product MTLIFGLTLTLFIVSLILYLNSARKYQSSDSVANSYDEWTQDGILEYYWGEHIHLGHYGSPPESKNFLQAKEDFVHEMVRWGGLDRLPPGTTVLDVGCGIGGSSRILAKDYGFSVTGITISPEQVKRAQELTPPDLDAKFALDDALALSFDDRSFDVVWSIEAGPHMPDKARFAQELLRVLKPGGILVLADWNQRDDRQTPLNFWERPVMQQLLEQWSHPAFSSIEGFSELLESTGLVAGEVTNDDWTEQTLPSWIDTIWQGIIRPQGWMQFGLFGFIKSVREVPTILLMRLAFGTGLCRFGMFRAIRCEGEPTSKHQVTATVGQHS; this is encoded by the coding sequence ATGACTTTAATTTTTGGACTAACTCTTACCCTATTTATTGTCAGTCTTATTCTGTACCTCAACAGCGCCCGCAAATATCAATCTTCCGATTCTGTGGCTAATTCTTATGACGAATGGACTCAAGACGGGATTTTAGAATATTACTGGGGAGAACATATTCATCTGGGGCATTATGGTTCTCCCCCAGAATCGAAAAATTTTCTCCAAGCTAAAGAAGACTTTGTACATGAAATGGTACGTTGGGGAGGATTAGACCGATTACCCCCAGGAACAACGGTTTTAGATGTAGGTTGTGGGATTGGCGGTAGCAGTCGCATCCTGGCAAAAGACTATGGGTTTTCGGTTACGGGTATCACGATTAGTCCTGAACAAGTCAAGCGGGCTCAAGAACTGACGCCCCCTGATTTAGATGCTAAATTCGCCCTGGATGATGCCCTGGCTTTATCCTTTGACGATCGCAGTTTTGATGTGGTATGGTCCATTGAAGCAGGGCCGCATATGCCGGATAAAGCCCGATTTGCTCAAGAATTGTTACGGGTACTCAAGCCAGGGGGTATCTTAGTGCTTGCGGACTGGAATCAACGGGACGATCGCCAAACTCCTCTCAATTTCTGGGAACGCCCGGTGATGCAGCAACTTCTCGAACAATGGTCTCATCCCGCTTTTTCCAGCATTGAAGGCTTTTCTGAACTGTTAGAATCCACGGGATTAGTCGCCGGAGAAGTCACCAATGATGACTGGACAGAACAAACCCTACCCTCTTGGATTGATACGATCTGGCAGGGCATTATTCGACCTCAAGGATGGATGCAATTTGGACTGTTTGGATTTATTAAATCCGTGCGAGAAGTTCCCACCATTCTGTTAATGCGTCTAGCCTTTGGTACCGGACTCTGCCGCTTTGGAATGTTTCGGGCTATCCGCTGTGAGGGAGAACCCACCTCAAAACATCAAGTTACCGCTACGGTTGGTCAACATTCTTAA
- a CDS encoding DUF928 domain-containing protein → MLWNKSLKQVTTFSVALCLGMVMSPGLNLQAKAQTEPNSLSPTPAGPWLLSQSFTPPDRGAPERTAEGGTRGCGTFRSGQKPLTALTPGDAMPLTLAEHPTFYWYVPTSGPQTLEFELVEGDNEENVVYQAKIQIPQGGIISHSLPVDDMTTLDPGKSYHWYLKMVCDANDRTGDIVVDGWIERVEPDEIMALELKNATTPSNRVSIYAREGIWHDALSILAQMRRDNPQDTVLFARWHQFLNSVELGDFATEPLVDATQISQE, encoded by the coding sequence ATGCTTTGGAACAAATCGTTAAAACAAGTTACCACATTTTCAGTGGCTTTATGTCTGGGAATGGTGATGAGTCCGGGCCTGAATTTGCAGGCGAAGGCCCAAACTGAACCCAATTCCCTCTCTCCAACCCCTGCGGGTCCTTGGTTACTGAGTCAATCATTCACCCCACCCGATCGCGGGGCCCCAGAACGGACCGCAGAAGGCGGCACTAGAGGCTGTGGAACCTTTCGATCGGGCCAAAAACCTTTGACGGCGTTAACGCCCGGTGATGCAATGCCATTGACTTTGGCCGAGCATCCCACATTTTACTGGTATGTGCCCACCTCAGGCCCCCAAACCTTAGAGTTTGAATTAGTCGAAGGGGATAATGAGGAGAATGTGGTTTATCAAGCCAAAATCCAGATTCCCCAAGGGGGGATTATTAGTCACAGTTTACCTGTGGATGATATGACAACCCTGGATCCGGGGAAAAGTTATCACTGGTACTTAAAAATGGTCTGCGATGCCAACGATCGCACCGGGGATATTGTCGTCGATGGCTGGATCGAACGAGTGGAACCGGATGAAATCATGGCCCTAGAACTCAAAAATGCCACAACCCCAAGTAACCGGGTTTCGATCTATGCTCGGGAAGGGATTTGGCATGATGCTCTGAGCATTCTGGCTCAAATGCGCCGGGATAATCCCCAGGATACCGTCCTGTTTGCCCGGTGGCACCAGTTTCTTAATTCTGTGGAATTGGGGGACTTCGCAACAGAACCCCTTGTAGATGCGACTCAAATCAGTCAGGAGTAA